The proteins below are encoded in one region of Fimbriimonadaceae bacterium:
- a CDS encoding aminotransferase class V-fold PLP-dependent enzyme produces the protein MNRFYLDHAATTPLAAPAREAMARWLGQPANASSLHAEGRAARDAVDQARETVAEAFGCLFGEVAFTSGGTEAANLAILGTALANPDERRRRVLFGAAEHHCVLHTRPILERLGYRVEILPTCPDATVAPESLAAALGEDVFLVSVMQANNEVGSINPIEALAGLAHEAGALFHTDAVQTFPFDEAARPATADLISAASHKTYGPQGAGALYARSGVPLQPLAVGGGQEREVRAGTENVAAIVGFAAAVAWRLAEPGLLAKKRAARDAFAQALLKDGRFQATLLDWQGPGVLCGHFHCRLPGLSAETALIRLDRAGVAASSGAACSSGSLLPSHVLLSMGFSEAAAREGLRFSFGPAQDAAFGEAVAAHVRGSLTG, from the coding sequence ATGAACCGGTTCTATCTCGACCACGCCGCCACCACGCCCCTCGCCGCGCCCGCCCGAGAAGCCATGGCCCGGTGGCTGGGCCAGCCGGCCAACGCGTCCTCGCTCCATGCCGAAGGCCGCGCCGCCCGCGACGCGGTCGACCAAGCAAGAGAAACCGTGGCCGAAGCCTTCGGCTGCCTTTTCGGCGAGGTCGCCTTCACCTCGGGCGGGACCGAGGCCGCGAACCTCGCGATCCTGGGCACGGCCCTTGCGAATCCGGACGAGCGACGCAGGCGCGTCCTCTTTGGCGCGGCCGAGCACCACTGCGTGCTGCACACCCGTCCGATCCTCGAGCGGCTGGGCTACCGGGTGGAGATCCTGCCGACCTGCCCCGACGCTACCGTTGCGCCCGAGAGCCTTGCCGCGGCCCTGGGCGAGGACGTGTTCCTCGTGAGCGTGATGCAAGCGAACAACGAGGTCGGCTCCATCAACCCGATCGAGGCCCTCGCCGGGCTCGCCCACGAGGCGGGCGCCCTCTTCCACACCGACGCGGTGCAGACCTTCCCCTTTGACGAGGCGGCTCGACCGGCCACGGCCGACCTCATAAGCGCGGCCTCCCACAAGACGTACGGCCCGCAAGGGGCCGGAGCGCTCTACGCACGGTCGGGCGTCCCGTTGCAGCCCCTCGCCGTCGGCGGCGGCCAAGAACGGGAGGTCCGGGCGGGGACCGAGAACGTGGCCGCCATCGTCGGCTTCGCGGCCGCGGTCGCTTGGCGCCTGGCCGAGCCCGGCCTCTTGGCCAAGAAGAGGGCGGCCCGGGACGCCTTCGCCCAAGCGCTGCTCAAGGACGGGAGGTTCCAAGCGACACTTCTAGATTGGCAGGGGCCAGGCGTGCTCTGCGGACATTTCCACTGCCGCTTGCCGGGGCTCTCAGCCGAAACCGCCCTCATACGCCTTGACCGGGCCGGGGTCGCGGCCAGCAGTGGCGCCGCGTGCAGCAGCGGCAGCCTCCTCCCCAGCCACGTGCTCCTATCCATGGGGTTTTCCGAGGCCGCGGCCCGCGAGGGGTTGCGCTTCTCCTTCGGCCCCGCCCAAGACGCCGCTTTCGGGGAAGCGGTAGCCGCCCATGTTCGCGGGTCACTAACCGGGTGA
- a CDS encoding PilN domain-containing protein, with protein MPMINLIQEQRLAIQEREQKIRALLFATVGLGALAFLCAGFFTFEAARYQVMVMSLSGEKQRLQPQIDKYQANLKEMKELEPRIESLGSAVKATERWFRVMDHLSYNTPNGVWLTQVRSNSNDASKGVVVTVDGYGLTQEQIGELLIRLGTCPDLANVSLKFSQERPIDQQKVLEFEILATLTGTEVKKTVAEKKKESA; from the coding sequence ATGCCGATGATCAACCTGATCCAAGAACAGCGCCTGGCGATCCAAGAGCGCGAGCAAAAGATCCGCGCCCTGCTGTTCGCCACAGTCGGGCTCGGCGCCCTGGCGTTCCTGTGTGCAGGCTTCTTCACGTTCGAAGCGGCGCGCTACCAGGTGATGGTGATGAGCCTCTCGGGCGAGAAGCAACGGCTCCAACCCCAGATCGACAAGTACCAGGCGAACCTGAAGGAGATGAAGGAGCTCGAGCCGAGGATCGAGTCGCTGGGCAGCGCGGTCAAGGCGACGGAGCGCTGGTTCCGGGTGATGGACCACCTGAGCTACAACACGCCGAACGGCGTCTGGCTCACCCAGGTCCGGAGCAACAGCAACGACGCGTCCAAAGGCGTGGTCGTCACGGTCGACGGATACGGGCTGACCCAAGAACAGATCGGCGAGCTTCTGATCCGCTTGGGCACCTGCCCCGACCTGGCCAATGTCTCCCTGAAGTTCAGCCAGGAACGCCCGATCGACCAGCAGAAGGTTTTGGAGTTCGAAATCCTTGCCACTCTCACCGGCACCGAAGTTAAGAAGACGGTCGCCGAGAAGAAGAAGGAGTCCGCATGA
- a CDS encoding 5'-nucleotidase C-terminal domain-containing protein, whose amino-acid sequence MKKARVFACLGAMAACLALAGPDREAFGPAQVAADYLRSAARTDIAFLPAGVLKPEFKSGDLSGMLQFPTDDLCVVQLTGAQLRAAMERSVSLYPSPNPGFLQVSGISVTFKKGAAPNKRVVDLNVAGADVQGDAKYKVAMPGSLARGGLGYFTIWDRSQILDTLPGQDLESVLKGKSGTDPNPRVRPVD is encoded by the coding sequence ATGAAGAAGGCCCGGGTTTTTGCATGCCTTGGGGCGATGGCTGCGTGCCTGGCCCTAGCCGGGCCCGACCGCGAAGCCTTCGGCCCCGCCCAGGTCGCCGCCGACTACCTTCGGTCCGCGGCGCGGACCGACATCGCCTTCCTTCCCGCGGGCGTTCTGAAGCCCGAGTTCAAGTCGGGCGACTTGAGCGGCATGCTTCAGTTCCCGACTGACGACCTCTGTGTCGTGCAGCTGACCGGCGCCCAGCTTCGTGCAGCGATGGAGCGGTCGGTGTCTCTCTACCCTTCGCCGAATCCGGGCTTCCTTCAGGTCAGCGGCATCTCGGTGACGTTCAAGAAGGGCGCCGCTCCGAACAAGAGGGTCGTCGACCTTAATGTGGCAGGGGCGGACGTCCAGGGCGACGCCAAGTACAAGGTCGCGATGCCGGGCAGCCTTGCCCGCGGCGGTCTGGGCTACTTCACGATCTGGGATCGCTCACAGATTCTGGACACCCTCCCGGGCCAGGACCTCGAGTCCGTGCTGAAAGGGAAGTCCGGCACAGACCCGAACCCTCGCGTCCGCCCCGTCGACTAG
- a CDS encoding helix-turn-helix domain-containing protein: MNLADAIRKAAQEGSLPPIGSVPTAFAPSPNHNVPESGDATVGQGLPPDAPSAAILSGNVVRIELFLSSEQTSSMLRAIMAGQHTVMTMAEAAQYLRIRPQSLAKLARDGEIPSVEIDGRYRFQKHVLDEWLHQAVTAEEKTDVA; this comes from the coding sequence ATGAACCTAGCCGATGCCATTCGAAAGGCAGCCCAAGAAGGATCCCTGCCCCCAATCGGGTCAGTCCCGACCGCGTTCGCGCCCAGCCCGAACCATAACGTTCCGGAGAGTGGCGACGCGACCGTGGGCCAGGGTTTGCCGCCGGATGCGCCCAGCGCGGCGATCTTGAGCGGCAATGTTGTCCGGATCGAGCTGTTCCTCAGTTCCGAACAGACCAGCAGCATGTTGCGCGCGATCATGGCGGGCCAGCACACCGTGATGACCATGGCCGAGGCCGCGCAGTACCTCCGTATCCGGCCGCAGTCGCTGGCGAAGCTCGCCCGCGACGGCGAGATCCCGTCCGTGGAGATCGACGGCCGCTACCGGTTCCAGAAGCACGTGCTCGACGAGTGGCTGCACCAAGCGGTGACAGCCGAGGAGAAGACAGATGTCGCTTAA
- a CDS encoding AAA family ATPase: MSRAHEDALMMLHYAVTRNKGAAMLAGEIGLGKTTISRKLIETLDPVQYRVVLIVNPIFTPTQMLQEVLDQLDIDIQSRNRQVLVQRLHLALLEYYDKGRRVVVLIDEAHLIKSAATFEEMRLLLNCQMNDQFLMSLLFLGQPELRGRIAKVPALEQRLAVRHVLKPLDLTDCGELILHRLRVAGYAGEKSPFTPDAVHKLHQISGGAPRVICQLADNAMMMAMARNEHMIDAFLMHEVAEEYTGVAA, from the coding sequence ATGAGCCGGGCGCACGAGGACGCGCTCATGATGCTGCACTACGCTGTCACCCGGAACAAGGGTGCGGCGATGCTAGCTGGCGAGATCGGGCTGGGCAAGACGACAATTAGCCGAAAGTTGATCGAGACGCTCGATCCGGTCCAGTACCGGGTCGTCCTCATCGTGAACCCGATCTTCACGCCGACTCAGATGCTCCAAGAGGTTTTGGACCAGCTGGACATTGACATCCAGTCCCGAAACCGCCAGGTGCTGGTCCAGCGGCTTCACCTTGCCCTGCTAGAGTACTACGACAAGGGGCGGCGTGTCGTCGTGTTGATCGACGAGGCGCACCTGATCAAGAGCGCCGCGACCTTTGAGGAGATGCGGCTCCTGCTGAACTGTCAGATGAACGACCAGTTCCTCATGAGCCTGCTGTTCCTGGGTCAGCCGGAGCTCCGCGGTCGGATCGCCAAAGTCCCCGCCCTCGAGCAGCGCCTTGCCGTGCGGCACGTGCTGAAGCCGCTCGACCTCACGGACTGTGGCGAGCTGATCCTCCACCGCCTGCGGGTGGCGGGCTACGCCGGGGAAAAGAGCCCGTTCACGCCTGACGCCGTCCACAAGCTCCATCAGATCTCTGGCGGCGCCCCCCGCGTGATCTGCCAGCTGGCGGACAACGCGATGATGATGGCCATGGCTCGCAACGAGCACATGATCGACGCTTTCTTGATGCACGAAGTCGCAGAGGAGTACACCGGAGTCGCGGCATGA
- a CDS encoding nuclear transport factor 2 family protein, which produces MKSAVEIVHEFWRLMATNDFFSVGVLLSEDFVLEWPQSGERILGAENLARMNTEYPKHGAWQFSVQRVVGNDVEAVSDVKVTDGSVSGRALTFFTVTDGLVTRIVEFWPEPFEPAPLRSHLVELNP; this is translated from the coding sequence ATGAAATCTGCGGTCGAGATCGTGCACGAGTTCTGGCGGCTGATGGCCACGAACGACTTCTTTTCGGTAGGGGTCTTGCTCTCCGAGGACTTTGTCCTGGAGTGGCCCCAGTCGGGAGAGCGCATCCTCGGGGCTGAGAACCTCGCCCGGATGAACACCGAATATCCGAAGCACGGCGCCTGGCAGTTCTCGGTCCAGAGGGTCGTGGGGAACGACGTTGAAGCGGTCTCGGACGTCAAGGTCACCGATGGGAGTGTCTCGGGCCGGGCCCTCACGTTTTTCACCGTAACGGACGGGCTCGTCACCAGGATCGTCGAATTCTGGCCGGAGCCCTTCGAGCCCGCCCCTTTGCGAAGCCATTTGGTCGAGCTTAACCCGTGA
- the rplK gene encoding 50S ribosomal protein L11, protein MAKKITSVIKLNIAAGKGTPAPPVGPALGQAGINMMEFLKKFNEQTAPQMGFTLPVEIVVFEDRSYNFRVKQPLMTDLIKRAVGIEKGSQTPGKAIAGKLTKDKALEVARLKMADLNTDDEEMAARIVAGSARSMGLEVDF, encoded by the coding sequence ATGGCAAAGAAGATCACAAGCGTCATCAAGCTCAACATCGCCGCTGGAAAGGGAACGCCTGCGCCGCCCGTCGGCCCTGCCCTTGGCCAGGCCGGCATCAACATGATGGAGTTCCTGAAGAAGTTCAACGAGCAGACCGCGCCGCAGATGGGCTTCACCCTGCCGGTCGAGATCGTCGTCTTCGAAGACCGGTCTTACAACTTCCGGGTCAAGCAGCCGCTCATGACCGACCTCATCAAGCGCGCGGTCGGGATCGAGAAGGGCTCCCAGACCCCCGGCAAAGCGATCGCGGGCAAACTGACCAAGGATAAGGCTTTGGAAGTCGCTCGCCTGAAGATGGCGGACCTCAACACCGACGATGAGGAAATGGCCGCCAGGATCGTCGCTGGCTCGGCCCGCTCGATGGGCCTCGAAGTCGACTTTTGA
- the pilM gene encoding type IV pilus assembly protein PilM → MSLKLFRAKSYVGLDLGAKSIKAVQVERAAHGWKVTRFAHAPTPEDCIKDGVVTDVQAMAATIHAALRDAKISATTAVVGAAGASVIVRSVRTQKMPENVLRKSIKFEAGRYVPSSVEDSYIEFEILGETEDGQMEILVVAAPKEVVESRVKACEGAGLEVETVDVDAFAAYRVMVEAAPGDDLFGQTIALVDVGSQTTNVSVVSEGVFAMTRTIPQAGQIFTEALKNYFKLPEEDAEAGKAQLDLQSLLDAEKPQENPPLRVIQPHLDDLVREIRRSLNYYQSQQTEAGQNKPVTKILVCGGGASMKGLSTYMQNKLGLETLCLGVFDNPRFMYSGPDDPGHGFDLTVASGLAMRPFAKAA, encoded by the coding sequence ATGTCGCTTAAGCTTTTCAGGGCAAAGTCATACGTGGGCCTCGACCTTGGGGCCAAGTCCATCAAGGCGGTGCAGGTCGAACGGGCCGCCCACGGGTGGAAGGTCACGCGCTTCGCGCACGCCCCGACCCCCGAGGACTGCATCAAGGACGGAGTCGTCACGGACGTCCAGGCGATGGCCGCCACCATCCACGCCGCCCTTCGGGACGCGAAGATCAGCGCGACCACCGCGGTCGTCGGCGCGGCCGGCGCCTCGGTCATCGTGCGTTCGGTCCGGACGCAGAAGATGCCCGAGAACGTTTTGCGCAAGTCGATCAAGTTCGAGGCGGGCCGCTACGTCCCGTCGAGCGTCGAGGACAGCTACATCGAGTTCGAGATTTTGGGCGAGACGGAAGACGGCCAGATGGAGATCTTGGTCGTGGCCGCGCCCAAGGAAGTGGTCGAGAGCCGTGTGAAGGCGTGCGAAGGGGCCGGGCTCGAGGTCGAGACCGTCGACGTCGATGCCTTTGCCGCCTATCGCGTCATGGTCGAGGCGGCGCCGGGCGACGACCTCTTCGGTCAGACGATCGCTTTGGTCGACGTGGGCAGCCAGACGACCAACGTGAGCGTGGTGAGCGAGGGCGTCTTTGCCATGACGCGCACCATCCCGCAGGCCGGCCAAATCTTTACGGAGGCGCTGAAGAACTACTTCAAGCTGCCGGAAGAGGACGCCGAGGCGGGCAAGGCCCAGCTTGACCTTCAGTCCCTGCTTGACGCCGAGAAGCCTCAGGAGAACCCGCCTTTGAGGGTGATCCAGCCGCACCTGGACGACCTCGTCCGGGAGATTCGGCGGTCTTTGAACTACTACCAGTCGCAGCAGACCGAGGCGGGCCAGAACAAGCCGGTCACGAAGATCCTGGTCTGTGGCGGAGGTGCCTCGATGAAGGGGCTCAGCACCTATATGCAGAACAAGCTCGGGCTCGAGACCTTGTGTCTCGGAGTCTTCGACAACCCCCGGTTTATGTATTCCGGGCCTGACGATCCGGGGCACGGATTCGACCTGACCGTCGCGTCGGGCCTCGCCATGCGACCGTTCGCCAAGGCGGCTTAA
- a CDS encoding fasciclin domain-containing protein produces the protein MRLSATSILFGLALLTMGAGCRLQNGPNPRDIRPDSVEGALEPIDGKKGDAETSAPKAGQVQESGASDGAVTLHATDSPGAKVQPGPGGTGTVKVQPEKVAKAINRDPQKQAEEAAKEARARGITYAPTGAGKDMLATLDPKRFSVFIGLVAKSGISSELTGEDRMTLLAPTDDAFKAVPAATLDALRKDPERLKTFIRSHMLYGQSRVEDLVHVERVMSKGGKAWDISGGEKDLKIGGAKFIKADILAKNGLVHEVDKVLIP, from the coding sequence ATGCGGCTTTCCGCAACCTCCATTCTTTTCGGCCTGGCCCTCCTCACCATGGGCGCCGGCTGCCGATTACAGAACGGTCCCAATCCCAGGGACATACGACCCGACAGTGTCGAAGGTGCGCTGGAACCGATCGATGGGAAGAAGGGCGACGCCGAAACGTCCGCTCCCAAGGCCGGCCAAGTCCAAGAGTCAGGCGCGTCGGACGGGGCAGTGACCCTCCACGCCACCGATTCCCCCGGAGCCAAAGTGCAGCCCGGACCTGGCGGCACGGGCACCGTGAAGGTGCAGCCCGAGAAAGTGGCGAAGGCGATCAACAGAGACCCTCAGAAGCAGGCTGAAGAGGCGGCAAAGGAAGCTCGGGCACGGGGCATCACGTACGCGCCGACAGGGGCGGGCAAGGACATGCTCGCCACTTTGGACCCCAAGAGGTTTTCCGTCTTCATCGGCTTGGTCGCCAAGTCCGGCATTAGCTCTGAGTTGACCGGCGAGGACCGGATGACCTTGCTCGCCCCGACCGATGACGCGTTCAAGGCCGTCCCGGCGGCCACGCTTGACGCTTTGCGCAAGGATCCGGAAAGGCTCAAGACTTTTATCCGGTCGCACATGCTCTATGGGCAGAGCCGCGTCGAGGACCTCGTCCACGTCGAACGGGTGATGTCAAAGGGCGGGAAGGCCTGGGACATTTCGGGCGGCGAAAAAGACCTCAAGATTGGAGGCGCCAAGTTCATCAAAGCCGACATCCTCGCCAAAAACGGCCTCGTCCACGAGGTCGACAAGGTCTTGATCCCCTAA
- a CDS encoding phytase, with product MGPLLPLLALWALLPTQEPARTLELTPAFATEPVGHDADDPAIWVNRRDPSKSLIIGTDKNAEDGGLFVFDLEGRVVQSFVGMKRPNNVDVQYGFVMGEDTVDLAVATERGAKKLRVLAIDPDTGKMQDVTGETRVFIGRTGESGAPMGISLAKRPNGEIWAVVGSKTGPTEGYLEMLRVTAIGSRVATEPLGNFGAFSGEGEIEAIAVDSEMNEVCYADEGFGLRRYRFDEQGSATKVEEFATAGYSGDREGLAYATIKGRRFLFSSDQIENGSKVFVWEEVEGRFKLKLTLLTGADSTDGLEVTTEALGERFPQGALVVMNSKGKNFLVFDLAPVISALAQE from the coding sequence ATGGGACCTTTACTTCCCCTTCTCGCCTTGTGGGCGCTCCTACCGACGCAAGAGCCCGCTCGCACCTTAGAACTGACGCCCGCCTTCGCGACCGAACCCGTCGGCCATGACGCCGACGACCCCGCCATCTGGGTGAACCGTCGCGACCCCTCCAAGAGCCTGATCATCGGCACCGACAAGAACGCGGAAGACGGCGGTCTCTTCGTCTTCGACCTCGAGGGCCGCGTCGTGCAGTCCTTCGTGGGGATGAAGCGACCGAACAACGTCGATGTCCAGTACGGCTTCGTGATGGGCGAGGACACGGTCGACCTGGCCGTCGCTACCGAGCGGGGCGCTAAGAAGCTTCGCGTCCTGGCGATCGACCCGGACACCGGGAAGATGCAGGACGTGACCGGGGAGACCCGAGTCTTCATCGGCCGCACGGGTGAAAGCGGCGCGCCGATGGGCATCTCGTTAGCCAAGCGCCCGAACGGAGAGATCTGGGCGGTGGTCGGCTCGAAGACCGGGCCGACGGAAGGCTATCTCGAAATGCTCCGCGTCACCGCGATCGGCTCGCGCGTCGCCACGGAGCCTTTGGGCAACTTTGGCGCGTTCAGCGGCGAGGGCGAGATCGAGGCCATCGCCGTAGACAGTGAGATGAACGAGGTCTGCTATGCGGACGAAGGCTTCGGCCTCCGGCGCTACCGCTTCGACGAGCAAGGCTCGGCGACGAAGGTCGAGGAGTTCGCCACCGCGGGGTACTCCGGAGACCGCGAGGGGCTCGCCTACGCCACCATCAAGGGCCGACGGTTCCTCTTCAGTAGCGACCAGATCGAGAACGGCTCGAAAGTCTTCGTCTGGGAAGAAGTCGAGGGCCGGTTCAAACTTAAGCTCACCCTGCTGACAGGCGCGGACTCTACCGACGGCTTGGAGGTCACGACCGAGGCCCTTGGCGAGAGATTCCCGCAGGGGGCGCTTGTCGTCATGAATTCGAAGGGAAAGAACTTCCTCGTCTTCGACCTGGCTCCCGTAATCTCGGCCTTGGCCCAAGAATAA
- the pilO gene encoding type 4a pilus biogenesis protein PilO, protein MSRTPSLKTMVLMALGVIFIGFLATMWTFNMSVDAKQRYNALRAEVPEEEELQEQLAESQYSVDEYRAQLDHLEAGVPGLAYVPTLLQELEELGRQHQITVTGVRPIVDSKSLGKGKGANKKELGEAKKAYQEIMIDITGRGTYANVMGMVEALKTFPKIIAVQTVGLQPKRVTKDLEVAPGDGPLLDVSIRIKAFLFTTDDKATDKSAVSTS, encoded by the coding sequence ATGAGTCGCACCCCTAGCTTAAAGACGATGGTCTTGATGGCGCTCGGAGTCATTTTCATTGGCTTCCTCGCCACGATGTGGACCTTTAACATGAGCGTGGACGCCAAACAGCGTTACAACGCGCTGCGAGCCGAGGTCCCCGAGGAGGAGGAGCTGCAGGAACAACTCGCCGAGTCGCAGTACTCGGTCGACGAGTACCGTGCCCAGCTCGACCACCTCGAGGCCGGAGTCCCTGGCCTCGCGTATGTCCCGACCCTGCTCCAAGAGCTCGAAGAGCTTGGCCGGCAGCACCAGATCACGGTGACGGGCGTCCGTCCGATCGTCGATTCGAAGAGCCTGGGCAAGGGTAAGGGCGCGAACAAGAAAGAGCTGGGCGAGGCAAAGAAGGCTTACCAGGAGATCATGATCGACATCACCGGCCGCGGCACGTACGCCAACGTGATGGGCATGGTCGAGGCCCTGAAGACCTTCCCGAAGATCATCGCGGTCCAGACGGTCGGCCTTCAACCCAAGAGGGTCACCAAGGATCTGGAGGTCGCCCCTGGCGACGGCCCGCTCCTCGATGTTTCCATTCGCATCAAGGCCTTCCTGTTCACAACGGACGACAAGGCCACGGACAAGTCGGCGGTGTCGACATCATGA
- a CDS encoding DUF4394 domain-containing protein, whose protein sequence is MTRAIHFSSTVALAAIAIAANAQQAYALTSDNRLVGFDVMNPVNLTSNVNFSGFAQQNELILAIDYRPATGQLYALGSSSRLYTVNENTGVLTAVGSGPFSPTLNGVEHGFDFNPTVDRVRIVSDLEQNLRGNPNDGTVLLDGNLAFASGDVNFGANPNIVASAYTNNFAGAQSTTLYNIDSNLDVLVIQNPANSGALVTVGSLGMDITNLAGFDIVGVNTAWAVMQRAGDARSWLTSINLTTGQATAMSVVGGNSQNLRGLAVVPEPASMIALGAGLAALVARRRKS, encoded by the coding sequence ATGACTAGAGCCATTCACTTCAGCAGCACGGTCGCCCTGGCCGCGATCGCGATTGCGGCCAATGCGCAGCAAGCCTACGCCCTTACCTCGGACAACCGCCTGGTCGGATTCGACGTGATGAACCCGGTCAATTTGACCAGCAACGTGAACTTCTCAGGGTTCGCCCAGCAGAACGAACTGATCCTGGCCATCGACTACCGGCCGGCCACGGGCCAGCTCTACGCGCTCGGCAGCTCGAGCCGCTTGTACACAGTGAACGAGAACACGGGCGTGCTCACCGCAGTGGGTTCCGGCCCGTTTAGCCCGACGCTGAACGGCGTCGAGCACGGGTTTGACTTCAACCCGACGGTCGACCGCGTCCGGATCGTGAGCGATCTGGAGCAGAACCTGCGCGGGAACCCGAACGACGGCACCGTCCTGCTTGATGGCAACTTGGCCTTCGCGAGCGGCGACGTCAATTTCGGCGCCAACCCGAACATCGTCGCCTCCGCCTATACGAACAACTTCGCGGGCGCCCAGAGCACGACCCTGTACAACATCGATTCGAACCTGGACGTCCTTGTGATCCAGAACCCGGCAAACAGCGGTGCGCTCGTCACGGTGGGCTCGCTTGGCATGGATATTACGAACCTTGCCGGCTTCGACATCGTCGGAGTCAACACCGCCTGGGCGGTGATGCAACGGGCCGGGGACGCCCGTTCCTGGCTCACTTCGATCAACCTGACCACGGGCCAGGCAACGGCTATGAGCGTGGTCGGCGGCAACTCGCAGAACCTTCGCGGCCTCGCGGTGGTGCCGGAGCCCGCTTCGATGATCGCGCTTGGCGCGGGCCTCGCTGCCCTCGTGGCCCGACGCCGCAAGAGCTAA
- a CDS encoding CPBP family intramembrane metalloprotease, whose protein sequence is MDTIEPGDVTGPGAPEREPRRFYWGWALLSILFAAWIGYALTGYFSPGESKEKDFTQERVAIRLTGVYLAALRKSGQTEAIEKVEEQYGKSLAEIRKNLFEERGAQAGAAEIVLVIDALENRPPDPQALEKLAASKDTDERMFGEAFQPGLEKTRAQELSRKLDADFFERLAGAQALEEGGLVERSSRRFGLVDRVSDPETYIPVVAVMLAAPAIVVVGLVVLALGVVFHLSKAFKPLGTPLGEISALDADRLALRVALALLCFAIVPPMVVAFFPPGTRGSFSTFTGMLVVFGAIVFMLRIPLVGVADPWPKLVGRVRPAWQLVGLGVLGFLANLPIVILLAVGSSQLLKNLPAPSHPVTEILGRGGAFGTIGLYLLVSLTAPLIEETMFRGMLFPALGRFMKPVAAGLLTGLLFASVHPQGPILWASLAAVGCMACYLTYMTGSLVPALVMHSVHNAAIVTLALALAG, encoded by the coding sequence GTGGACACCATCGAACCTGGAGACGTGACCGGGCCGGGCGCCCCCGAGAGAGAGCCGAGGCGATTCTATTGGGGCTGGGCCCTATTGTCCATCCTTTTCGCCGCTTGGATCGGCTATGCATTGACCGGGTACTTCAGTCCCGGTGAAAGCAAAGAGAAGGACTTCACGCAAGAGCGAGTCGCTATCCGCTTGACCGGCGTCTACCTGGCCGCCCTCCGCAAGTCGGGCCAGACCGAGGCCATCGAGAAGGTCGAGGAACAGTACGGCAAGAGCCTGGCCGAAATCCGCAAGAACCTCTTCGAAGAACGCGGCGCCCAGGCCGGGGCGGCGGAGATCGTCCTCGTCATCGACGCCCTGGAGAATCGTCCGCCCGACCCCCAGGCCCTAGAGAAGCTGGCAGCTAGTAAGGACACCGACGAGCGGATGTTCGGCGAGGCGTTCCAGCCCGGGCTCGAGAAGACTCGCGCACAGGAGCTCTCCCGCAAGCTGGACGCGGATTTCTTTGAGCGTCTGGCCGGTGCCCAGGCCCTGGAGGAGGGCGGTCTCGTCGAAAGGAGCTCCAGACGGTTTGGGCTCGTCGATCGGGTCTCCGACCCGGAGACGTACATCCCCGTGGTCGCGGTGATGCTGGCGGCCCCAGCCATTGTCGTCGTCGGCCTCGTCGTCCTGGCCCTTGGCGTGGTGTTCCACTTGAGCAAGGCCTTCAAGCCGCTCGGGACGCCTCTGGGTGAGATTTCCGCCCTCGATGCAGACCGCCTCGCCCTGCGGGTGGCCCTGGCCCTCCTCTGCTTCGCGATCGTGCCGCCCATGGTCGTCGCCTTTTTCCCGCCCGGCACGCGGGGCAGCTTCTCGACCTTCACCGGCATGCTGGTGGTCTTCGGCGCGATCGTCTTCATGCTGCGCATCCCCCTCGTCGGGGTGGCCGACCCGTGGCCGAAGCTCGTGGGCCGGGTGAGGCCCGCCTGGCAGCTCGTGGGGCTCGGCGTCCTGGGCTTCTTGGCGAACCTGCCGATCGTGATCCTTCTCGCCGTCGGCTCGTCCCAGCTCTTGAAGAATCTGCCCGCCCCCAGCCACCCGGTCACCGAGATCTTGGGAAGGGGCGGCGCCTTCGGAACGATCGGGCTCTACCTGCTGGTCTCGCTCACGGCCCCGCTGATCGAGGAGACCATGTTCCGTGGGATGCTCTTCCCCGCGCTGGGCCGGTTCATGAAGCCGGTGGCGGCGGGGCTCCTCACGGGCCTGCTGTTCGCCTCAGTCCACCCCCAGGGCCCCATCCTCTGGGCGTCGCTCGCCGCGGTCGGATGCATGGCCTGCTACCTCACCTATATGACGGGCTCGCTGGTGCCCGCTCTCGTCATGCACAGTGTGCACAACGCGGCGATCGTCACCCTCGCCCTCGCCCTGGCCGGATGA